From Anaerotruncus rubiinfantis:
GAATCGCTTTTTCACCGGCAATTGAACCATATGGTCATTTTTTTCCATCATCCGCTCAAATAAGGCGTATTATATAGGGATAAAGAAGGCGGTAGAAAGAGGTATCGACAGAACTTCGACAAATCGTCTTGAAAAAGACTTTTATACGCAGAAACAGGAAGGGGTAAAATTTTATGCACACAAAGTTTGCGAAACGTGTCGGTCAGATCAAGTCCTCGGAAATACGGGAGATCTTGAAGGTAACAGAGCGGCCGGAGGTCATCTCGTTTGCCGGGGGGCTTCCCGCCCCGGAACTGTTTCCCGTTGAGGAAATGAGAGCAGCCTGTGACGCCGTTTTGAAAGAGTCCGGCGAGCAGGCGCTCCAGTACGGCATCACCCAGGGAAAACCTGCGCTGCGGCAGTGGATTGCCGAACGCATGAACGGCAAAGGCATCAAAACCGACGCGGACGGCGTGATGGTCCTCACCGGCTCCCAGCAGGGGCTTGACCTGACCGGTAAGGTCTTTATCGATGAAGGAGACGTCATCCTCACCGAAAGCCCGACCTACCTGGCGGCAATCAATGCGTTCAAGGCATATTCCCCGCGCTTCGTCTCGGCCGAGATGGATGAGGAAGGCATGATCATGGAAAGCCTGGAGGAAGTGCTGAAAAAAGAACCGGTCAAGCTGATCTACACCGTTTCGGACTTCCAGAACCCGACCGGCCGGACTATGAGCCTGGAAAGAAGAAAGAAGATTGTGGAACTGGCCAACCGTTACAATGTGATCATTGTGGAGGATAACCCGTACGGCGAGCTGCGTTTTGCAGGAGAAGCGGTCCCGCCGATCAAATCTTTTGACACCGAGGGCCGTGTGATCTATCTGAGCACCTTCTCCAAGATTTTCGCTCCCGGCCTGCGGCTTGGATGGCTCTGCGCCAGCCCGGAAATCCTGCAGAAATATATTGTCTTTAAAGAAGGCTCCGATCTGCATACCGACACCTTCTCCCAGATGATCGCCGCCCGGTACCTGCAGGACTTTGATATCGAAAAGCACATCGAGGAAATCCGCAAGGTCTATGGCTCCCGCCGCAACCTGATGCTCAAAACGATGGAAGAAACCTTCCCGGAAGGCGT
This genomic window contains:
- a CDS encoding aminotransferase-like domain-containing protein; translated protein: MHTKFAKRVGQIKSSEIREILKVTERPEVISFAGGLPAPELFPVEEMRAACDAVLKESGEQALQYGITQGKPALRQWIAERMNGKGIKTDADGVMVLTGSQQGLDLTGKVFIDEGDVILTESPTYLAAINAFKAYSPRFVSAEMDEEGMIMESLEEVLKKEPVKLIYTVSDFQNPTGRTMSLERRKKIVELANRYNVIIVEDNPYGELRFAGEAVPPIKSFDTEGRVIYLSTFSKIFAPGLRLGWLCASPEILQKYIVFKEGSDLHTDTFSQMIAARYLQDFDIEKHIEEIRKVYGSRRNLMLKTMEETFPEGVKFTHPEGGLFLWVEMPEGINSRDVFAECMKEDIAFVPGEPFFTNGKGQNTFRLNFSNMPEERIVEGITKMGKVLTRVIKG